The following proteins are co-located in the Procambarus clarkii isolate CNS0578487 chromosome 4, FALCON_Pclarkii_2.0, whole genome shotgun sequence genome:
- the LOC138371109 gene encoding calphotin-like, with the protein MLRVDVASVCGVQLVSEHRAVVKFCSTAVYRDFVDCYDGRTFTLPGGGGSVIVSDRCSETTYVAVHGAPFEFPDSLLQRHFNRYGRVLSVRMNAVSSGRWKGIPNGTRTVALRLKDSIPSSLQLLGFMVRVFYGGQPRTCFRCGLLGHQAAGCDASRVGPVNLFREEDFPPLAVPDLSEGAAVDSVPTQSSVAQLPVSDASRDVAVGVGVGGSASPAPAPQPPLPASSPVESPVVSPVVCGLVAPDIEAEPRPVLSPAAVSSTRVDVHTVMSPAVCGPVPRIVEAAMSSDRALRGVARATSGSATVHPSGDDNSDDLRPVSKRSRRALSLSPPHNAAWADVGEFEDSGSSSSGECDVCVAVGVPAAPVGRVAAVMGPVVGLSPGPGPVSSPAASASPVAGSLGWEVVAPAEIAREGRGLVPVLTDASVPAASVPLASMSVPSTPLASAQSSFVTPSPVVSAPAPSPSVFASPAPPPARLPACVQPTPVLQSRVVPPSVSKPSVRPLPVPTAPVVEGAELEVPDFMRRPRGSRSHVNAPMEMWAQWDAYRKKYPRRSYPDKYED; encoded by the coding sequence ATGTTGCGGGTGGATGTGGCGTCTGTGTGCGGCGTTCAACTTGTGTCCGAGCATCGAGCTGTTGTGAAATTCTGCTCTACGGCTGTGTATCGTGACTTTGTGGACTGCTATGACGGGAGGACATTTACTCTGCCTGGAGGTGGTGGTTCGGTGATAGTGTCGGACAGGTGCAGTGAGACTACCTATGTGGCGGTTCATGGtgctccctttgagttccctgactcTCTTCTCCAGCGTCATTTTAACCGGTATGGGCGGGTCTTGAGTGTCCGAATGAATGCAGTCTCCTCCGGGCGGTGGAAGGGTATCCCGAATGGGACCCGCACTGTGGCGCTGCGCTTGAAGGACTCCATCCCTTCGTCTCTCCAGCTTCTGGGCTTCATGGTACGCGTGTTCTATGGGGGTCAGCCCCGGACGTGTTTCCGGTGCGGACTCTTGGGACATCAGGCTGCGGGATGTGATGCGAGCCGGGTCGGGCCTGTAAACCTTTTCAGGGAGGAGGATTTTCCCCCGTTGGCGGTCCCGGACCTGTCGGAAGGTGCTGCTGTGGACAGTGTTCCTACCCAGTCCTCTGTTGCCCAGTTACCGGTCTCTGATGCCAGCCGCGATGTGGCTGTGGGTGTCGGAGTGGGAGGAAGTGCATCCCCGGCTCCCGCACCTCAGCCTCCCCTGCCTGCCTCGTCTCCAGTCGAGTCTCCAGttgtgtctcctgtggtgtgtggtctcgtGGCTCCGGACATCGAGGCCGAGCCTCGGCCTGTACTGTCTCCGGCAGCTGTGTCTTCGACTCGTGTCGACGTGCACACTGTGATGTCTCCTGCGGTGTGTGGTCCTGTTCCCCGGATTGTTGAGGCTGCGATGTCGAGTGATCGTGCGCTGCGGGGAGTTGCGCGGGCAACCAGCGGTTCTGCTACGGTGCATCCTAGTGGGGATGATAATTCCGACGATCTGCGACCTGTGTCCAAGCGTTCGCGACGAGCTTTGAGTCTGTCTCCGCCTCATAATGCGGCCTGGGCCGACGTCGGGGAATTTGAGGACTCCGGGAGTTCGTCTTCTGGGGAGTGTGATGTGTGCGTCGCTGTTGGAGTGCCTGCGGCTCCTGTGGGCCGTGTTGCAGCAGTGATGGGTCCTGTGGTGGGATTGTCGCCTGGCCCTGGTCCGGTGTCTTCTCCGGCTGCCTCCGCGTCACCGGTTGCTGGTTCCCTGGGTTGGGAGGTTGTGGCACCGGCCGAGATTGCGAGAGAGGGTAGGGGCTTGGTGCCGGTTCTTACAGATGCTTCTGTTCCGGCGGCCTCCGTGCCTCTGGCGTCCATGTCTGTGCCTTCCACGCCTTTGGCCTCTGCTCAGTCATCCTTTGTTACTCCGTCCCCTGTGGTGTCGGCCCCTGCACCATCGCCTTCTGTGTTTGCGTCCCCTGCGCCTCCGCCCGCTCGGTTGCCGGCCTGTGTCCAGCCGACTCCTGTGCTTCAGTCCCGTGTGGTTCCACCGTCTGTATCAAAGCCCTCTGTGCGGCCTCTTCCCGTGCCTACCGCCCCCGTGGTGGAGGGAGCCGAGCTGGAGGTTCCTGACTTCATGCGTCGACCACGAGGGTCCCGTAGTCACGTTAATGCGCCTATGGAAATGTGGGCACAGTGGGATGCCTATCGAAAGAAGTACCCGCGTCGTTCTTATCCGGATAAATATGAAGATTGA